Proteins encoded by one window of Anaerobacillus sp. CMMVII:
- the tsf gene encoding translation elongation factor Ts: protein MAISASMVKELRERTGAGMMDCKKALTETDGDMEKAIDLLREKGIAKAAKKADRIAAEGLTYVAVEGNKAVIVEINSETDFVSKNENFKNLVANVANSVLANTPADVDAALAVSYEEATLADYINTQIAKIGEKLSLRRFEIVEKTDADAFGAYLHMGGRIGVLTVLAGTNDEELAKDVAMHIAAINPKYVSRDEVSQEEVAREREVLTQQALNEGKPENIVAKMVEGRLSKYFEDICLLDQPFVKDGDQKVGKYVSNKGASVVSFTRYEVGEGMEKREDNFAEEVMSQVKK, encoded by the coding sequence ATGGCAATTTCAGCAAGTATGGTAAAAGAACTGCGCGAGCGTACAGGTGCAGGAATGATGGATTGTAAAAAAGCTTTAACAGAAACAGACGGTGATATGGAAAAAGCAATTGATCTTCTTCGTGAGAAGGGAATTGCGAAAGCTGCTAAGAAAGCGGACCGTATTGCAGCAGAAGGATTAACTTATGTTGCTGTAGAAGGAAATAAAGCAGTTATCGTTGAAATCAATTCAGAAACAGACTTTGTTTCTAAAAACGAAAACTTTAAAAACCTAGTAGCAAACGTTGCTAATAGTGTACTAGCTAATACTCCAGCTGATGTTGATGCTGCTTTAGCTGTTAGCTATGAAGAAGCTACTCTTGCAGATTACATCAACACTCAAATCGCAAAAATTGGTGAAAAACTTTCATTACGCCGTTTTGAAATTGTTGAAAAAACGGATGCTGATGCGTTTGGTGCTTACTTACACATGGGTGGAAGAATTGGTGTATTAACAGTTCTTGCTGGTACAAATGATGAAGAGCTTGCGAAAGATGTTGCAATGCATATCGCTGCTATTAATCCAAAATACGTTTCACGTGACGAAGTTTCTCAGGAAGAAGTGGCTCGCGAACGTGAAGTATTAACACAACAAGCATTAAACGAAGGGAAACCTGAAAACATCGTTGCTAAAATGGTAGAAGGCCGTTTAAGCAAATATTTCGAAGATATTTGTTTACTAGATCAACCATTCGTAAAAGATGGCGATCAAAAAGTTGGCAAGTATGTAAGCAATAAAGGTGCTTCTGTGGTTTCATTTACTCGTTATGAAGTAGGCGAAGGTATGGAAAAGCGTGAAGATAACTTTGCAGAAGAAGTAATGTCTCAAGTTAAAAAGTAA